One window of the Devosia sp. 2618 genome contains the following:
- a CDS encoding Ldh family oxidoreductase yields MLLPTKKVEAAAVSALRAHGVPEAFAKLQVELLVEAELRGRASHGLLRLSRICERIDNRVINPVTSGAHDWRGAFLSVDGEAGLGPVVAHSAIGALRDKVRETGIAVGAIANSNHIGMLAFYAEQIASAGLVAIVLSTSEALVHPYRGRKAMLGTNPIAIGVPTAGLPFVLDMATSLVSMGQIHHYANRGQALPPGWAVDADGNPTTDAAAAKSGAIAPFGEAKGYALGLAFEVLVVALTASAIGRNVVGTLDSTALCNKGDVVIVIDPALQPGTAHIISTYLNDIRASGSADSPVLVPGDRALAVRERSLANGVELPDALWARILDLSKEGMKS; encoded by the coding sequence GTGTTGTTGCCCACAAAGAAGGTGGAGGCTGCAGCTGTGTCGGCACTCCGGGCACATGGCGTGCCCGAGGCGTTTGCGAAGCTTCAGGTCGAGTTGCTGGTTGAAGCGGAATTACGTGGCCGGGCTTCGCATGGTCTGCTGCGCCTCAGCCGCATATGCGAGCGGATCGATAACCGCGTCATCAATCCGGTGACGAGCGGTGCGCATGACTGGCGCGGCGCGTTCCTGTCGGTTGATGGTGAGGCCGGATTGGGGCCCGTTGTCGCCCACAGCGCCATTGGAGCGCTGCGCGACAAGGTGCGGGAAACAGGAATAGCCGTTGGTGCGATTGCCAACAGCAATCATATCGGCATGCTGGCCTTCTATGCCGAGCAGATCGCCAGCGCTGGGTTGGTCGCTATCGTTCTCTCGACCAGCGAAGCTCTGGTCCACCCCTATCGCGGCCGCAAGGCGATGCTGGGCACCAATCCGATCGCCATTGGCGTGCCGACTGCTGGATTGCCTTTCGTCCTCGACATGGCGACGAGCCTCGTATCCATGGGCCAAATTCACCACTACGCCAATCGCGGCCAAGCGCTGCCGCCGGGTTGGGCCGTGGATGCGGATGGCAATCCCACTACGGATGCCGCCGCCGCCAAAAGCGGCGCCATCGCACCATTTGGCGAGGCAAAGGGCTATGCGCTCGGCCTGGCCTTTGAAGTGCTCGTCGTCGCCTTGACCGCCTCGGCCATCGGCAGGAACGTGGTCGGCACACTCGACAGCACGGCTCTTTGCAACAAGGGCGACGTCGTCATCGTCATCGATCCCGCGCTGCAGCCGGGAACGGCCCATATCATCAGCACCTATCTCAACGATATCAGGGCCTCAGGAAGCGCGGATAGCCCGGTGCTTGTCCCCGGTGACCGCGCCTTGGCCGTTAGGGAGCGCTCCCTGGCCAATGGCGTCGAGCTGCCAGACGCCCTTTGGGCGCGGATTCTGGACCTCTCCAAGGAAGGAATGAAAAGTTGA
- a CDS encoding GntR family transcriptional regulator, with product MPMLSRPSGLGDEVYEVLLSQLVSLRIPPGSRITVDALARSLGVSQTPIRQALHQLESEGLVVKAHLIGYSATPQLSFAQFNELFELRLLLEPALAGMAARNMSDDAIEDLAGMVSGMAGKNAAESRIGYSRFAKKDEEFHERIAAGSGNNLIKDVLSRLHVHIHLFRLKFHSQVTEEAVDEHATIIEAIRRRDANAAEAAMRTHIGTSRNRLKDFFEDQ from the coding sequence ATGCCCATGCTCAGCCGACCTAGCGGACTGGGGGACGAGGTCTATGAGGTGCTCCTGTCGCAACTGGTCTCATTGCGCATTCCGCCCGGCTCGCGCATCACAGTCGACGCACTGGCCCGAAGCCTGGGCGTGTCGCAGACCCCTATCCGCCAAGCCCTGCACCAGTTGGAGTCCGAGGGGCTTGTGGTCAAAGCGCACCTCATTGGCTACTCGGCAACGCCCCAGCTGTCCTTCGCCCAGTTCAACGAACTGTTCGAATTGCGTCTCCTGCTCGAGCCGGCTCTCGCCGGCATGGCGGCGCGCAATATGAGCGATGATGCGATCGAAGACCTGGCAGGCATGGTTTCGGGCATGGCCGGCAAAAATGCCGCGGAAAGCCGAATCGGATATTCGCGCTTCGCCAAGAAGGACGAGGAATTCCACGAGCGCATCGCGGCTGGCAGCGGCAACAATCTCATCAAGGACGTGCTGTCACGCCTGCATGTCCACATTCACCTCTTCCGCCTGAAATTCCATTCCCAGGTGACCGAAGAAGCCGTGGACGAACATGCCACGATTATCGAGGCAATCCGCAGGCGCGATGCCAACGCGGCGGAGGCGGCCATGCGCACCCATATCGGAACGTCGCGCAATCGCCTGAAGGACTTCTTCGAAGATCAATAG